Proteins from a genomic interval of Piscinibacter sp. HJYY11:
- a CDS encoding sterol desaturase family protein — MPTPIDILIDPLTLSVLGLLIGLFLWERLAPARPLPPVRGWWARSLAALFAYLMVSSYLPLLWAEALAPLRLLDLSAWPTGAAAAAGVLAYEVMGYAYHRTMHAVTPLWRLLHQMHHSAERLDVSSAFWFSPLDMAGWTLVNSIAFALLGLPPAAATPAMLFITFLAIFQHANLRTPRWLGYLVQRPESHSLHHAQGVHRFNYADLPVIDMVFGTFRNPAHHARENGFWPGASARVLDMLMLRDVSTRR; from the coding sequence ATGCCCACCCCGATCGACATTCTCATCGACCCGCTCACGCTCAGCGTGCTCGGTCTCCTCATCGGCCTCTTTCTGTGGGAGCGGCTCGCGCCGGCCCGGCCGCTGCCACCGGTGCGCGGCTGGTGGGCGCGGTCGCTCGCGGCGCTCTTCGCCTATCTGATGGTTTCGTCGTACCTGCCGCTGCTGTGGGCCGAGGCGCTCGCGCCGCTGCGGCTCCTCGACCTCTCGGCCTGGCCGACGGGGGCTGCGGCCGCCGCCGGCGTGCTGGCCTACGAGGTGATGGGCTACGCCTACCACCGCACGATGCACGCGGTGACGCCGCTGTGGCGCCTGCTGCACCAGATGCACCACAGTGCCGAGCGGCTCGACGTGAGCAGCGCCTTCTGGTTCAGCCCGCTCGACATGGCAGGCTGGACGCTCGTCAACAGCATCGCCTTCGCCCTGCTCGGCCTGCCGCCCGCGGCGGCCACGCCGGCGATGCTCTTCATCACCTTCCTCGCGATCTTCCAGCACGCCAACCTGCGCACGCCGCGCTGGCTGGGCTACCTGGTGCAGCGGCCGGAGAGCCACTCGCTGCACCACGCACAGGGCGTGCACCGCTTCAACTACGCCGATCTGCCCGTCATCGACATGGTGTTCGGCACTTTCCGCAACCCAGCGCATCATGCGCGCGAGAACGGCTTCTGGCCCGGCGCTTCGGCGCGCGTGCTGGACATGCTGATGCTGCGCGACGTGTCCACCCGCCGCTGA
- a CDS encoding tetratricopeptide repeat protein, with translation MNLIDPQGHRISNATPPSLDAYERAARELLCMVGDPLAAIDQAIALSPDMTMAHAFKAWVMLLGTEAPALPAARAALDAAATLPADDREQRHLAAARALAHGHWREAALQLEDLSLRYPRDTLALQVGHQLDFFRGDSRMLRDRIARALPAWDAAVPGWHAVLGMHAFGLEECGQYVEAERQGRRSVELEPHDSWGWHAVAHVHEMRHDPRAGIAWLQTTSDTWADGSFLATHNWWHLALFHLELDEHAEVLRLYDRAIGGTGSSVVLDLIDASAMLWRLQLRGVDVGGRWQAIAERWLPHAASGHYAFNDLHAMLAFSNAGMAVAQQQLLEAQRAAMDSDGDNAVFTREVGHPAVLAVKAFTEGDHAKAAALLRGIRPQAHRFGGSHAQRDLIDLTLIEAALRSGDVPLARGLAHERLAQRPRSAWAQRLGQRAQALRLN, from the coding sequence ATGAACCTCATCGACCCCCAAGGCCACCGCATCAGCAACGCCACCCCGCCAAGCCTCGACGCCTACGAACGCGCCGCGCGCGAGCTGTTGTGCATGGTCGGCGACCCGCTGGCCGCCATCGACCAGGCCATCGCGCTGAGCCCCGACATGACCATGGCCCACGCCTTCAAGGCATGGGTGATGCTGCTCGGCACCGAAGCCCCGGCCCTGCCGGCCGCGCGCGCCGCGCTGGACGCTGCCGCCACGCTGCCGGCCGACGACCGCGAGCAGCGCCACCTCGCCGCCGCCCGTGCGCTCGCCCACGGCCACTGGCGCGAAGCCGCCTTGCAGCTCGAAGACCTGAGCCTGCGCTACCCACGCGACACGCTCGCGCTGCAGGTCGGCCACCAGCTTGATTTCTTCCGCGGCGACAGCCGCATGCTGCGCGACCGCATCGCGCGCGCCCTGCCCGCGTGGGACGCGGCCGTGCCCGGCTGGCACGCGGTGCTGGGCATGCACGCCTTCGGGCTGGAGGAATGCGGCCAGTACGTCGAGGCCGAGCGCCAGGGCCGGCGCAGCGTGGAGCTGGAGCCGCACGACAGCTGGGGCTGGCATGCCGTGGCCCATGTGCACGAGATGCGGCATGACCCGCGCGCGGGCATCGCCTGGCTGCAGACGACGAGCGACACCTGGGCCGACGGGAGTTTCCTCGCCACCCACAACTGGTGGCACCTTGCGCTCTTCCACCTGGAGCTCGACGAGCACGCCGAGGTGCTGCGCCTCTACGACCGCGCAATCGGCGGCACCGGCTCCTCGGTCGTGCTCGACCTGATCGACGCCAGCGCCATGCTGTGGCGCCTGCAGCTGCGCGGTGTCGACGTGGGTGGCCGCTGGCAGGCCATCGCCGAGCGCTGGCTGCCGCATGCGGCAAGTGGCCACTACGCCTTCAACGACCTGCACGCGATGCTCGCCTTCAGCAACGCCGGCATGGCGGTGGCCCAGCAGCAGCTGCTCGAGGCGCAACGCGCGGCGATGGACAGCGACGGCGACAACGCGGTGTTCACCCGTGAGGTGGGCCACCCGGCGGTGCTGGCGGTGAAGGCGTTCACCGAAGGCGATCACGCGAAGGCGGCGGCGCTGTTGCGGGGCATCCGCCCGCAGGCGCACCGCTTCGGCGGCAGCCATGCGCAGCGCGACCTGATCGACCTGACCCTGATCGAGGCGGCCCTGCGCAGCGGCGACGTGCCCCTCGCGCGGGGCTTGGCGCACGAGCGCCTGGCCCAGCGGCCTCGCAGCGCCTGGGCGCAGCGGCTCGGTCAGCGCGCGCAGGCCTTGCGACTGAACTGA
- a CDS encoding diguanylate cyclase, translated as MAELQRPRRVPARLWVWLLGDDPQMQRRLWLALIAALLYGVWFIGFLAWSLWRGEFDPMVWVFLANEIGGMSFYVAMRAGWTRRLKDPALVLPQMLYAGMSCAIAYVALPVMRPGVWQLACLVQVFGLFNLRPKALLVSGFSAAAMLLLAAWLSFVFGIGDTSQATAMQAVSGALMLCLLTLASAHHAKARSRLRETRAQLADAVRRTELLATRDPLTGLSNRQHTQDQLLLDLARHNDGGPPLCLAFIDLDHFKGVNDTHGHPAGDAVLQRFAAEAQAELREIDLLARWGGEEFLLVLRDTGDAEAAAGVLSRIRARLEAAPLGWGDGDEPVSIRIRFSAGVAAREPGESLDDAVQRADRALYRAKALGRGRTERADAARHGEAQPELDALTMW; from the coding sequence ATGGCTGAGCTGCAGCGCCCACGGCGAGTGCCGGCCCGCCTGTGGGTCTGGCTGCTCGGCGACGACCCCCAGATGCAGCGCCGGCTGTGGCTCGCGCTGATCGCCGCCTTGCTTTACGGCGTGTGGTTCATCGGCTTCCTGGCGTGGTCGCTGTGGCGCGGCGAATTCGATCCGATGGTCTGGGTCTTCCTGGCCAACGAGATCGGCGGCATGTCGTTCTACGTGGCCATGCGCGCCGGCTGGACGCGCCGCCTGAAGGACCCGGCGCTCGTGTTGCCGCAGATGCTCTATGCCGGCATGAGCTGCGCGATCGCCTACGTGGCCCTGCCCGTCATGCGGCCGGGCGTGTGGCAGCTCGCCTGCCTGGTGCAGGTGTTCGGCCTCTTCAACCTGCGCCCGAAGGCGCTGCTCGTGAGCGGCTTCAGTGCCGCGGCGATGCTGCTGCTGGCCGCCTGGCTGTCGTTCGTGTTCGGCATCGGCGACACCTCGCAGGCCACGGCGATGCAGGCGGTGTCGGGCGCGCTGATGCTGTGCCTGCTCACGCTCGCCTCGGCCCACCACGCCAAGGCGCGCAGCCGCCTGCGCGAGACCCGCGCCCAGCTCGCCGATGCGGTGCGCCGCACCGAGCTGCTGGCCACGCGCGACCCGCTCACCGGCCTGTCGAACCGGCAGCACACGCAGGACCAGCTGCTGCTCGACCTGGCCCGGCACAACGATGGCGGGCCGCCGCTGTGCCTGGCCTTCATCGACCTCGACCACTTCAAGGGCGTCAACGACACGCACGGTCACCCGGCCGGCGATGCGGTGCTGCAGCGCTTTGCCGCCGAAGCGCAGGCCGAGCTGCGCGAGATCGACCTGCTGGCCCGCTGGGGCGGCGAGGAGTTCCTGCTCGTGCTGCGCGACACCGGCGATGCCGAGGCCGCGGCGGGCGTGTTGTCGCGCATCCGCGCCCGTCTCGAAGCAGCGCCGCTGGGGTGGGGCGATGGCGACGAGCCGGTCTCGATCCGCATCCGCTTCTCGGCCGGCGTGGCCGCGCGCGAGCCGGGCGAGTCGCTCGACGACGCGGTGCAGCGCGCCGACCGGGCGCTCTACCGCGCCAAGGCGCTCGGCCGCGGCCGCACCGAGCGAGCCGATGCCGCACGCCACGGCGAAGCGCAGCCCGAGCTCGACGCGCTGACGATGTGGTGA
- a CDS encoding GGDEF domain-containing protein — translation MLSFVSSRTWPTARMDDALRRRALRRMRLTVPMYLLSAVFTGWAYALGLLPLWAVLVQAAAWASFVLAFHVLLSSGVVWLRDDPMLVFPQVLCGIASIALCYAVNPAWRGYTLQMLFVVLVFDMQRLSRRQIVLAGWLAVGAMLLAVLGSALIGHGGDEFVEGLFFVGMAAVHVPVLSYLAGEVRGIRLRQEQSHRELDTALARLSEASLRDTLTGAYNRRHGLACLELELKRQGRREAPCAAALIDLDHFKQVNDLAGHEAGDVVLKTFARLAHEACTSDDVFIRWGGEEFLMLLGRGTDAIERLEALRVRVATHDWSRVVQGRTITFSAGVAFTRPGDDAAAVLARADQALYDAKHGGRNRVCQAPAHDVTAHG, via the coding sequence ATGCTGTCCTTCGTGTCGTCTCGTACCTGGCCCACGGCCCGCATGGACGACGCCCTGCGCCGCCGCGCGCTCCGGCGCATGCGCCTGACGGTGCCGATGTACCTGCTGTCCGCCGTGTTCACCGGCTGGGCGTATGCCCTCGGCTTGCTGCCGCTGTGGGCGGTGCTGGTGCAGGCCGCGGCCTGGGCGAGCTTCGTGCTCGCCTTCCATGTGCTGCTGTCGTCGGGCGTGGTGTGGCTGCGCGACGACCCCATGCTCGTCTTTCCGCAGGTGCTGTGCGGCATCGCCTCGATCGCGCTGTGCTACGCCGTCAACCCGGCGTGGCGCGGCTACACGCTGCAGATGCTCTTCGTCGTGCTGGTGTTCGACATGCAGCGCCTGAGCCGGCGCCAGATCGTGCTCGCCGGATGGCTGGCGGTGGGCGCGATGCTGCTCGCGGTGCTGGGCTCCGCGTTGATCGGCCATGGCGGCGACGAGTTCGTCGAGGGCCTCTTCTTCGTCGGCATGGCGGCGGTGCACGTGCCGGTGCTTTCGTACCTCGCGGGCGAGGTGCGCGGCATCCGCCTGCGCCAGGAGCAGAGTCACCGTGAGCTCGACACGGCGCTGGCGCGCCTGTCCGAGGCCTCGCTGCGCGACACGCTCACCGGCGCCTACAACCGCCGGCACGGCCTGGCCTGCCTGGAGCTCGAGCTCAAGCGCCAGGGCCGTCGCGAGGCGCCTTGCGCGGCCGCCCTCATCGACCTCGACCACTTCAAGCAGGTCAACGACCTGGCCGGCCACGAAGCCGGCGATGTGGTGCTCAAGACCTTTGCCCGCCTCGCACACGAGGCCTGCACGTCCGACGATGTGTTCATCCGCTGGGGTGGCGAGGAGTTCCTGATGCTGCTGGGCCGCGGCACCGACGCCATCGAGCGGCTCGAGGCCTTGCGCGTGCGCGTGGCCACGCACGACTGGAGCCGCGTCGTGCAGGGCCGCACCATCACCTTCTCGGCCGGCGTGGCGTTCACCAGGCCTGGCGACGATGCCGCGGCCGTGCTCGCGCGCGCCGACCAGGCGCTCTACGACGCGAAGCACGGCGGGCGCAACCGCGTGTGCCAGGCGCCGGCGCACGATGTGACGGCGCATGGCTGA
- a CDS encoding TspO/MBR family protein — protein MTSLTLPSPRHPWAGLAAWLALSVAVAVIGGIASADAGNFYRQLEQPDWAPPARLFGPVWTVLYAAMAVAAWWVWRSPPGPARSTALVLYVVQLVPNALWSWLFFAWQQGALAMADIALLWLLIVATVLAFWRVKPGAAALLLPYLAWVSFAAALNFWLWRHNPALLG, from the coding sequence ATGACGAGCCTCACCCTCCCTTCGCCGCGCCACCCCTGGGCCGGCCTCGCCGCCTGGCTGGCGCTGAGCGTGGCCGTCGCCGTGATCGGCGGCATTGCCTCGGCCGACGCCGGCAACTTTTACCGCCAGCTGGAGCAGCCCGACTGGGCGCCACCGGCGCGGCTCTTCGGCCCGGTCTGGACCGTGCTGTATGCCGCGATGGCCGTGGCCGCCTGGTGGGTGTGGCGCAGCCCGCCGGGCCCGGCGCGCAGCACGGCGCTGGTGCTGTACGTGGTGCAACTGGTGCCCAACGCGCTGTGGAGCTGGCTCTTCTTCGCCTGGCAGCAAGGTGCGCTCGCGATGGCCGACATCGCGCTGCTGTGGCTGCTGATCGTGGCGACGGTCCTCGCGTTCTGGCGGGTGAAGCCCGGGGCGGCGGCGCTGCTGCTGCCCTACCTCGCGTGGGTGAGCTTCGCCGCGGCCCTCAATTTCTGGCTCTGGCGGCACAACCCGGCCCTCCTCGGCTGA
- a CDS encoding AraC family transcriptional regulator, which produces MNAVPDTFDCPLDAAEFKRPARAGVELYRAHIVRHAFDPHLHEAFGLGVIDAGVERFRYRGAEHLASPGTLVLMNPGELHTGRAETDQGWRYRMVYLDEALLQAVTGERWWFADATAHDPAAAQRVSARLAALWHAPDALASDSALAELLGALRPHAQVDRALRERVTANDSALARSLALMHDDYASELTLDRLAAEAGLSPFHFLRRFKQRYHVTPHQMLMAVRLARAKQHLAAGMAPAEVAPAVGLADQAHLTKRFARMHGVTPARYRQQVQPQFQTRPRPRA; this is translated from the coding sequence ATGAACGCCGTGCCCGACACCTTCGACTGCCCGCTCGACGCCGCCGAATTCAAGCGGCCGGCGCGCGCGGGCGTGGAGCTGTACCGGGCGCACATCGTGCGGCACGCTTTCGACCCGCACCTGCACGAAGCCTTCGGGCTGGGCGTGATCGACGCCGGCGTGGAGCGCTTTCGCTACCGCGGCGCCGAGCACCTGGCCTCGCCGGGCACGCTGGTGCTGATGAACCCCGGCGAGCTGCACACCGGCCGCGCCGAGACCGACCAGGGCTGGCGCTACCGCATGGTCTACCTGGATGAGGCGCTGCTGCAGGCGGTGACCGGCGAGCGCTGGTGGTTTGCCGACGCGACTGCCCACGACCCCGCCGCGGCTCAGCGCGTGAGCGCGCGGCTCGCCGCGCTGTGGCATGCCCCCGACGCGCTGGCGAGCGACAGCGCCCTCGCCGAGCTGCTGGGCGCGCTGCGCCCGCATGCCCAGGTCGACCGGGCGCTGCGCGAGCGTGTGACGGCGAACGACAGCGCGCTCGCCCGCAGCCTCGCGCTGATGCACGACGACTACGCCAGCGAGCTGACGCTCGATCGCCTGGCCGCCGAGGCCGGGCTCAGCCCCTTCCACTTCCTGCGCCGCTTCAAGCAGCGCTACCACGTGACGCCGCACCAGATGCTGATGGCGGTGCGGCTGGCACGCGCCAAGCAGCACCTCGCCGCCGGCATGGCGCCCGCCGAGGTCGCTCCCGCCGTCGGCTTGGCCGACCAGGCCCACCTCACCAAGCGCTTCGCCCGCATGCACGGCGTCACGCCGGCACGCTACCGGCAGCAGGTGCAGCCGCAATTTCAGACAAGACCCCGCCCGCGCGCCTGA
- a CDS encoding DMT family transporter: MTAGFLFALAAGLMWGLVFVGPLMLPEYPATLQSFGRYLAFGLIALPLAWFDRAHLRELTRSDWREALKLAAVGNVIYYLFLASSIQRAGGPLPTMIIGTLPVVIAITANLRTERQGHRREAKMPWGRMLPSLGLIAAGIALVNHVEIRHLQQDPAADLGRYTLGALLAVGAVVCWTWYPIRNAEWLRAHPDRNPRSWATAQGLATLPLALAGYAAVWLWNAVSGDAFPMPFGPRAGDFLLLMFAIGLFASWLGTVCWNEASQRLPPSLAGQLIVFETLAALSYAFVLRGQWPAPETLAGIALLVAGVMWALRTRPEPLAAEGHAS; the protein is encoded by the coding sequence ATGACCGCTGGATTCCTGTTCGCCCTGGCCGCCGGCCTGATGTGGGGCCTCGTTTTCGTCGGGCCGCTGATGCTGCCCGAGTACCCCGCCACGCTGCAGTCGTTCGGCCGCTACCTCGCCTTCGGCCTGATCGCGCTGCCGCTCGCGTGGTTCGACCGCGCGCACCTGCGCGAGCTCACGCGCAGCGACTGGCGCGAGGCGCTGAAGCTCGCCGCCGTCGGCAACGTCATCTACTACCTCTTTCTCGCAAGCAGCATCCAGCGCGCAGGCGGGCCGCTGCCGACCATGATCATCGGCACGCTGCCGGTCGTGATCGCGATCACCGCCAACCTGCGCACCGAGCGCCAGGGCCACCGCCGTGAAGCGAAGATGCCCTGGGGCCGCATGCTGCCTTCGCTCGGGCTCATCGCCGCCGGCATCGCGCTCGTCAACCACGTGGAGATCCGCCACCTGCAGCAGGACCCGGCGGCCGACCTCGGGCGCTACACGCTGGGTGCGCTGCTCGCGGTGGGCGCCGTCGTGTGCTGGACCTGGTACCCCATCCGCAATGCCGAATGGCTGCGCGCCCACCCCGACCGCAACCCGCGCAGCTGGGCCACGGCCCAAGGCCTGGCCACGCTGCCGCTCGCGCTCGCCGGCTATGCCGCGGTGTGGCTCTGGAATGCCGTGAGTGGCGATGCCTTCCCCATGCCCTTCGGGCCGCGCGCGGGCGACTTCCTCCTGCTGATGTTCGCGATCGGCCTCTTCGCCTCGTGGCTCGGCACGGTGTGCTGGAACGAGGCCAGCCAGCGCCTGCCGCCCAGCCTGGCCGGGCAGCTGATCGTGTTCGAGACGCTGGCGGCGCTGAGCTATGCCTTCGTCCTGCGGGGCCAGTGGCCCGCGCCCGAGACGCTTGCCGGCATCGCGCTGCTGGTGGCGGGCGTGATGTGGGCGCTGCGCACGCGGCCCGAACCGCTGGCGGCGGAGGGGCACGCGTCCTAG
- a CDS encoding acyltransferase family protein has product MAAAADAVAAPAARLHALDAVRASALLLGIVLHATLSFIPGVELMPHLWPIADTQQSPVMSLVMYAIHVFRMPVFFLVAGFFAQQLLARQGVGGFCRNRAQRILGPLVVGWVLCFIAIVAVVTWAVARRHGGVLPDPLPPFMQETKPNFLHLWFLYVLLWLYGLTLLARGLWRRVDADGARLDRLLRRVLATPADALLLAAPVALALFLTPDWIVILGVPTPGYTLIPPLGPLFVYGYVFGIGWALGRQRGLLDVLARRWAWYGVLGALGGLVALFSARTHPGIVPITDLVPKAAYAVAYGIGLVASTLAFIGLGLRFFSKANAAVRYLADASYWIYIAHLPLVAALQTAVMLLPWHWAVKYIGINVVATALLVASYQLAVRRTWVGLWLNGKRVTA; this is encoded by the coding sequence ATGGCGGCCGCCGCCGACGCGGTGGCGGCGCCGGCCGCACGCCTGCACGCGCTCGACGCGGTGCGGGCCAGCGCCCTGCTGCTGGGCATCGTGCTGCACGCCACGCTGTCGTTCATCCCCGGCGTGGAGCTGATGCCGCACCTCTGGCCCATCGCCGACACGCAGCAGAGCCCGGTGATGTCGCTCGTGATGTACGCGATCCACGTGTTCCGCATGCCGGTGTTCTTCCTCGTGGCGGGCTTCTTCGCGCAGCAGCTGCTCGCGCGGCAAGGGGTGGGCGGCTTCTGCCGCAACCGCGCCCAGCGCATCCTCGGGCCGCTGGTGGTGGGCTGGGTGCTGTGCTTCATCGCCATCGTCGCGGTGGTGACGTGGGCGGTGGCCCGGCGCCACGGCGGCGTGCTGCCCGACCCGCTGCCGCCGTTCATGCAGGAGACCAAGCCCAATTTCCTGCACCTGTGGTTCCTGTACGTGCTGCTGTGGCTGTACGGCCTCACGCTGCTCGCGCGGGGGCTGTGGCGGCGTGTCGATGCCGATGGGGCCCGGCTCGACCGGCTGCTGCGGCGGGTGCTCGCCACGCCGGCCGATGCGCTGCTGCTGGCCGCACCGGTGGCGCTGGCGCTTTTCCTCACGCCGGACTGGATCGTCATCCTCGGCGTGCCCACGCCGGGCTACACGCTGATCCCGCCGCTGGGCCCGCTCTTCGTCTACGGCTACGTGTTCGGCATCGGCTGGGCGCTCGGGCGGCAGCGCGGGCTGCTCGACGTGCTGGCGCGCCGCTGGGCGTGGTACGGCGTGCTGGGGGCGCTCGGGGGCCTCGTCGCGCTCTTCTCGGCCAGGACGCACCCCGGCATCGTGCCGATCACCGACCTCGTCCCGAAGGCGGCCTACGCCGTGGCCTACGGCATCGGCCTGGTCGCGAGCACGCTGGCCTTCATCGGGCTCGGCCTGCGCTTCTTCTCGAAGGCCAACGCCGCGGTGCGCTACCTCGCCGACGCCTCGTACTGGATCTACATCGCCCACCTGCCGCTGGTGGCGGCCCTGCAGACCGCAGTGATGCTGTTGCCGTGGCACTGGGCCGTCAAGTACATCGGCATCAACGTCGTCGCCACGGCGCTGCTCGTCGCCAGCTACCAGCTCGCGGTGCGGCGCACCTGGGTCGGCCTCTGGCTCAATGGCAAGCGTGTGACGGCGTAG
- a CDS encoding cation transporter, producing MSASCCPPSPPSADPRVRRALWIALVVNAAMFVVEVAAGLSAGSVSLLADAVDFFGDAANYGVSLVVLAMATRVRARAAQLKAACMAAFGVFVLARAAWALQTGEVPEPVTMGVVALAALAANVGVALLLFRYRGGDANMRSVWICSRNDAIGNLAVGAAALGVFGTGTAWPDLAVAAFMAVLAITGAVTVFRQARAELRGAPPATPSHACH from the coding sequence ATGTCTGCTTCCTGTTGTCCCCCGTCTCCGCCATCGGCCGACCCGCGCGTGCGCCGCGCGCTGTGGATCGCGCTCGTGGTCAATGCCGCGATGTTCGTCGTCGAAGTGGCGGCGGGCCTGTCGGCCGGCTCGGTCTCGCTGCTGGCCGACGCGGTCGACTTTTTCGGCGATGCGGCCAACTACGGCGTGTCGCTGGTGGTGCTGGCGATGGCCACGCGCGTGCGGGCGCGCGCGGCGCAGCTCAAGGCCGCGTGCATGGCGGCCTTCGGCGTCTTCGTGCTGGCGCGGGCAGCGTGGGCGCTGCAGACCGGCGAGGTGCCCGAGCCCGTGACGATGGGCGTCGTGGCGCTCGCGGCGCTGGCGGCCAACGTCGGCGTGGCACTGCTGCTGTTCCGCTACCGCGGGGGCGACGCCAACATGCGCTCGGTCTGGATCTGCTCGCGCAACGATGCCATCGGCAACTTGGCCGTGGGTGCGGCCGCGCTCGGTGTCTTCGGCACCGGCACCGCCTGGCCCGACCTGGCCGTGGCGGCGTTCATGGCAGTGCTTGCGATCACCGGCGCGGTGACGGTGTTCCGCCAAGCCCGCGCCGAGCTGCGCGGCGCGCCACCCGCTACGCCGTCACACGCTTGCCATTGA
- the cadR gene encoding Cd(II)/Pb(II)-responsive transcriptional regulator, producing MKIGELATAAGCDVQTLRYYEREGLLDAPERTASGYRHYAPRHLARLQFIRHCRALDIPLSEVRQLIDYAQTPEQSCHAVDALLDDHIERVRRHLAALKTLERQLVALRKQCQGASSDRACAILDAFMSAPAEHACACHPSVP from the coding sequence ATGAAGATCGGTGAACTCGCCACCGCCGCCGGCTGCGACGTGCAGACGCTGCGCTACTACGAACGCGAAGGCCTGCTCGACGCGCCCGAGCGCACCGCCTCCGGCTACCGCCACTACGCACCGCGCCACCTGGCGCGGCTGCAGTTCATCCGCCATTGCCGCGCGCTCGACATCCCGCTCAGCGAGGTGCGGCAATTGATCGACTACGCGCAGACGCCCGAGCAGTCGTGCCACGCGGTCGATGCCTTGCTCGACGACCACATCGAGCGCGTGCGGCGCCACCTGGCCGCGCTGAAGACGCTGGAGCGGCAGCTCGTCGCGCTGCGCAAGCAGTGCCAGGGCGCCAGCAGCGACCGGGCTTGCGCCATCCTCGACGCCTTCATGAGCGCCCCTGCCGAACACGCCTGCGCCTGCCACCCCTCGGTGCCGTGA
- a CDS encoding porin yields MKKTLLALSLLTAFAGAASAQSSVTIFGVIDANLRQIDNNGVKVRQLGTDGLSSSRLGFRGTEDLGGGLKAGFWLEAALNPDDGTINSSGKFWHRRSTVSLEGGFGEVRLGRDFTPTYTAIGAYDAFGDNGVGKITNLQSRLTGTVNTTSRADNEVQYFLPKDIGGVYGNLAVAAGEGTVGNKYVGGRVGYAGGPLDVSVAYGQTDANATEDKYKATTVGAAYNFGFLRLLASYSQFKFLVREEKLFNVGATVPVGASGLIRASYGRADLSGGAAGSTTANDADADLLAIGYVHNLSKRTALYGTYAQISNKGAQTFAVGTTTPALPGGKKSNGLELGLRHAF; encoded by the coding sequence ATGAAGAAGACCCTGCTCGCCCTCTCGCTGCTCACCGCTTTCGCCGGTGCGGCATCGGCCCAATCCAGCGTGACGATCTTTGGCGTGATCGACGCCAACCTGCGCCAGATCGACAACAACGGCGTCAAGGTGCGCCAGCTCGGCACCGACGGCCTCTCCAGCAGCCGCCTGGGCTTCCGCGGCACCGAAGACCTCGGCGGTGGCCTGAAGGCCGGCTTCTGGCTCGAAGCCGCGCTCAACCCGGACGACGGCACCATCAACAGCAGCGGCAAGTTCTGGCACCGCCGCTCGACCGTGAGCCTCGAAGGCGGTTTCGGTGAAGTGCGCCTCGGCCGCGACTTCACGCCCACCTACACCGCGATCGGCGCCTACGACGCCTTCGGCGACAACGGCGTGGGCAAGATCACCAACCTGCAGTCGCGCCTGACCGGCACCGTCAACACCACCAGCCGTGCCGACAACGAAGTGCAGTACTTCCTGCCCAAGGACATCGGCGGCGTGTACGGCAACCTCGCGGTGGCCGCGGGCGAAGGCACGGTCGGCAACAAGTACGTCGGCGGCCGCGTCGGCTATGCGGGCGGCCCGCTCGACGTGTCGGTGGCCTATGGCCAGACCGATGCCAACGCGACCGAAGACAAGTACAAGGCCACGACCGTCGGCGCGGCCTACAACTTCGGCTTCCTGCGCCTGCTCGCCTCCTACTCGCAGTTCAAGTTCCTGGTGCGCGAAGAGAAGCTCTTCAACGTGGGCGCCACGGTTCCGGTGGGCGCTTCGGGCCTGATCCGCGCCTCGTATGGCCGTGCCGACCTTTCGGGCGGTGCCGCCGGCAGCACCACCGCCAACGATGCCGACGCCGACCTGCTGGCCATCGGCTACGTGCACAACCTGTCGAAGCGCACCGCCCTCTACGGCACCTATGCGCAGATCAGCAACAAGGGGGCCCAGACCTTCGCGGTGGGTACCACCACCCCGGCCCTGCCCGGCGGCAAGAAGTCGAACGGCCTCGAGCTCGGCCTGCGCCACGCGTTCTGA